In Bythopirellula goksoeyrii, a single window of DNA contains:
- a CDS encoding type II toxin-antitoxin system RelE/ParE family toxin, whose product MSYTVRILPVAAQERRRIFDYIHDRSPQSAESWEAAYEAALTRLEKDPQIYGLAEESNHFDFALRQLLFRTRSGLTYRLLFRVDEDQVTIYRLRGPGQAPLKDH is encoded by the coding sequence TTGAGCTACACTGTACGGATCCTCCCTGTCGCAGCTCAAGAGCGTAGACGAATCTTTGATTACATACATGATCGCTCACCTCAAAGTGCCGAGAGTTGGGAGGCTGCATATGAAGCAGCCCTCACACGACTCGAAAAGGATCCGCAAATCTACGGATTAGCTGAAGAGAGCAATCACTTCGATTTCGCACTGCGGCAACTTCTGTTTAGAACTCGCAGTGGGCTTACCTATCGGCTCCTATTTCGGGTAGATGAAGACCAGGTGACGATCTATCGCTTGCGTGGGCCGGGCCAGGCACCACTGAAGGATCATTAG
- a CDS encoding acylphosphatase, producing the protein MDLERRQVFYSGRVQGVGFRYTTRKIANNYAVTGFVQNLPDGRVELNVEGTTEELQAFLQAIDERLANCIRSTAVDRRPPTGEFHTFRIRH; encoded by the coding sequence ATGGACCTCGAAAGGCGCCAAGTCTTCTATTCTGGCCGAGTGCAGGGAGTAGGTTTCCGCTACACAACGAGGAAAATAGCCAACAATTATGCTGTCACCGGTTTTGTGCAGAACCTTCCCGACGGTCGAGTGGAACTGAATGTCGAAGGAACGACCGAAGAATTGCAGGCATTTTTGCAAGCGATCGACGAACGACTAGCTAATTGCATTCGTAGCACTGCTGTCGACCGACGTCCTCCCACCGGAGAATTCCACACATTTCGCATTCGCCATTAG
- a CDS encoding ABC transporter permease codes for MSNLSIWLKPIWLLSLGTTAGLAILIVLWGILYLVNRRAAIAVGNSVREGILLPVTYTLAALGFLALLATPTMDPSELVNSLKRLTDVGQVEITETIPANTPDYPIEISFRPDELQEYSFDSDQDLAINVEKGKGYIEPVLQIEGNQLYQWSPGSSLPRGFEDEVDTLYFTNETDLPSKMTAIITSDVAMPEVHYLPLAALSVIGLYLGYLLITLLAPKAAIIASATSKEAISQPLFLLLILIGIAALVLYVYVPYNTFGEDVKMLKTSGMATIKVLAIIFALWTASVSVADEIEGRTALTVLSKPVSRRQFILGKFLGIVWPILLMFLILGTVFLLTVSYKVVYDARESAKTTPIWNDCFIEVVRIIPGLILAFYEAVVMAAISVAISTRLAMLPNLIICGSIYVLGHLGPLIVKSSAGEIVFVKFIGRLISIVLPVLDHYEIEGAIAGASSVPSEYLLLALLYSLLYCAAAMLLALLFFEDRDLA; via the coding sequence ATGTCGAATCTCTCCATCTGGCTCAAACCAATCTGGCTACTCTCACTGGGCACCACTGCTGGACTGGCAATTCTGATCGTTCTTTGGGGAATTCTCTACCTTGTGAATCGCCGCGCTGCGATTGCCGTGGGGAATTCTGTCCGGGAAGGCATTCTCCTGCCAGTAACCTACACCTTGGCGGCTTTGGGATTCTTGGCCCTGTTGGCTACGCCAACCATGGATCCCAGTGAGTTGGTCAACTCACTCAAGCGACTTACTGACGTAGGCCAAGTTGAGATCACCGAAACGATACCAGCTAATACGCCAGACTACCCAATTGAAATCTCTTTCCGGCCTGATGAACTCCAAGAATACTCTTTTGACAGCGATCAAGACTTGGCAATCAACGTCGAAAAGGGCAAGGGTTACATAGAACCCGTACTGCAGATCGAAGGTAATCAACTTTATCAATGGTCCCCTGGCAGCAGCTTGCCACGTGGCTTCGAAGACGAAGTAGATACTCTTTATTTCACCAATGAAACCGATCTACCCAGTAAGATGACAGCAATCATCACCAGCGATGTTGCCATGCCAGAAGTCCACTATCTCCCCTTGGCAGCGTTAAGCGTAATAGGATTGTATCTCGGGTATCTGCTGATTACTCTCCTCGCTCCCAAGGCCGCAATCATCGCGTCCGCTACCTCGAAAGAAGCAATCTCCCAGCCGCTCTTCTTGCTGCTAATCTTAATTGGAATCGCTGCCTTGGTGCTGTATGTCTATGTGCCCTACAACACCTTTGGCGAAGACGTAAAGATGCTCAAAACCTCCGGCATGGCGACCATCAAAGTCCTGGCCATCATCTTTGCCCTTTGGACCGCAAGTGTGTCAGTCGCAGACGAGATCGAGGGCCGTACTGCGCTCACAGTACTTTCCAAACCAGTAAGCCGCCGCCAGTTCATTCTCGGCAAGTTTCTCGGCATTGTTTGGCCAATTCTACTTATGTTTCTCATCCTGGGAACAGTATTCCTCCTGACCGTCTCCTACAAAGTCGTCTACGACGCCCGCGAATCGGCAAAGACGACACCCATCTGGAACGACTGCTTCATCGAGGTGGTTCGCATTATTCCAGGATTGATCTTGGCCTTCTACGAAGCCGTGGTCATGGCCGCTATCAGTGTGGCGATCTCAACACGGTTGGCTATGCTCCCCAACTTGATTATCTGCGGCTCAATCTACGTTCTCGGCCACCTCGGTCCGTTGATCGTGAAATCTTCCGCTGGAGAAATTGTATTCGTTAAGTTTATCGGACGGCTCATATCAATTGTCCTCCCAGTACTCGACCACTACGAAATCGAAGGCGCGATTGCTGGCGCTTCGTCCGTTCCTTCGGAGTATTTGCTGCTAGCCCTGCTCTACAGCCTGCTCTACTGCGCCGCTGCCATGCTGCTCGCATTGCTATTCTTCGAAGACCGCGATTTGGCATAG
- a CDS encoding alpha/beta hydrolase family protein, translating into MDTRQRNQMLALTLLTFSVGCGLNTAVLQKGGNGRCGVLLNYSCGANPCDPIDPSKPTIVITHGWNPLPNKIHTTFGSSSAQALRCRCGDSYNILSWDWNAVKISTFKDEPQRVGRQQGRMLACALRARGVNPRCTQIIAHSLGTLAAAQTACCMSDQGPFAQLTLLDPPTGMHDEIFCKLAVSHHARIVENYWAPGISGYGEEVCCPGVRNYCVEGDHPVLGIVDLSISNHVGVMRWYYDTMRCPNMPCGFQNSVFVNCCGCEHCVCPGCVQGERTAVPTEPPVPPSDYQPDLAEVEILEGSDLLN; encoded by the coding sequence ATGGACACTCGCCAACGCAACCAAATGCTTGCGCTCACCTTGCTTACTTTTTCGGTAGGTTGCGGCCTCAATACGGCTGTCCTGCAGAAAGGTGGTAACGGTCGGTGCGGCGTCTTATTGAATTACTCTTGCGGGGCCAATCCGTGCGATCCCATCGATCCGTCGAAGCCGACGATTGTCATCACGCATGGCTGGAACCCATTGCCAAACAAGATCCATACGACGTTTGGCTCATCCAGTGCACAGGCCCTCCGATGCCGTTGCGGCGACAGCTACAACATTCTCAGTTGGGACTGGAATGCCGTAAAGATCTCCACCTTTAAGGACGAGCCCCAGCGTGTGGGACGACAACAAGGACGCATGTTGGCTTGTGCCCTCCGAGCACGCGGCGTAAATCCCCGCTGCACACAGATAATCGCCCATAGCCTCGGCACACTTGCTGCCGCACAAACTGCTTGTTGCATGAGCGATCAAGGACCTTTTGCCCAATTGACGTTGCTCGACCCACCAACTGGCATGCACGATGAGATCTTCTGTAAACTGGCCGTCTCCCACCATGCGCGGATCGTCGAGAATTACTGGGCCCCCGGCATCAGTGGCTACGGTGAAGAAGTCTGCTGCCCGGGAGTTAGGAACTACTGTGTTGAGGGGGACCACCCAGTGCTCGGCATCGTTGACCTGAGCATCTCCAACCACGTCGGCGTCATGCGTTGGTACTACGACACGATGCGTTGCCCCAACATGCCCTGTGGCTTTCAAAACAGCGTTTTCGTGAACTGTTGTGGATGTGAACACTGTGTCTGCCCCGGGTGCGTGCAGGGTGAACGGACAGCCGTTCCCACGGAGCCTCCCGTCCCTCCAAGCGACTATCAACCAGACTTGGCCGAGGTAGAGATTCTTGAAGGAAGCGATCTGCTGAACTAA
- a CDS encoding ABC transporter ATP-binding protein, whose protein sequence is MPKETSDAIRTHRLTKHYGSQRVVDSLNLRVQRGQVYGFLGRNGAGKSTTIKMLMGMVQPDSGTAELLGEPVAEITPETRARIAYIAEGHPLYNWMTIGEAVRFTRAFYPLWNDTLVEQILDHFELPTKRKLRRLSCGQRAQVSLALAVAPEPELLILDDPTLGLDTVVRRDFLESLIQIIHREGRTILFSSHILGDVERVADRIGILVDGVLRVDCPTDQFRESVKKLVLDFTGPAPEGFACPGLVQSWNLGNQLELVLVGYDDLQRSAIEALGPRNIEVVDLNLEEAFIEYTRGRRRSLPLFGQEKRDAQSTSDQGAA, encoded by the coding sequence ATGCCTAAAGAGACATCTGATGCGATTCGCACCCATCGTCTGACAAAACACTACGGCTCGCAGCGAGTGGTCGATTCACTCAACCTGCGGGTCCAGCGGGGACAAGTCTATGGATTCCTCGGCCGGAATGGGGCAGGTAAAAGTACCACGATCAAGATGCTGATGGGCATGGTCCAGCCCGACAGCGGCACGGCGGAGCTCTTGGGTGAACCGGTCGCTGAGATTACGCCTGAAACCCGCGCGCGGATTGCGTACATCGCTGAAGGCCATCCGCTATACAACTGGATGACCATCGGGGAAGCGGTGCGGTTTACGCGAGCATTTTATCCCCTCTGGAATGACACGCTCGTCGAACAGATTCTCGATCACTTTGAACTACCGACGAAGCGAAAACTAAGGCGGCTCTCCTGCGGACAGCGGGCGCAGGTGTCACTGGCGCTGGCAGTCGCCCCTGAGCCTGAGTTGTTGATCCTCGACGATCCTACCCTGGGGCTTGATACCGTAGTCCGGCGAGATTTCCTCGAATCCTTGATTCAAATCATTCATCGCGAGGGACGTACAATCCTGTTCAGTTCACACATCCTAGGAGATGTCGAACGAGTGGCTGACCGCATCGGCATCCTGGTCGATGGCGTTTTACGTGTCGATTGTCCTACCGATCAGTTCCGCGAGTCGGTGAAAAAACTGGTGCTCGATTTCACGGGTCCAGCCCCAGAGGGGTTTGCTTGCCCGGGACTCGTACAAAGCTGGAATCTGGGCAATCAATTGGAACTCGTATTGGTAGGCTACGACGATCTTCAGCGGTCGGCAATCGAGGCACTCGGACCGCGGAACATCGAAGTCGTCGACTTGAACCTAGAAGAAGCCTTTATCGAATACACTCGCGGCCGCCGCCGGTCGCTACCCCTCTTTGGACAGGAGAAACGCGATGCTCAAAGCACTAGCGATCAAGGAGCTGCGTGA
- a CDS encoding GntR family transcriptional regulator, which translates to MQFQCDTASRTPIYRQLTDQVRAAVARGRIQPGDRLPSVRQLSRELVVNPNTVARAYTELEREGTLVTQQGRGVFVAEPRNDLTKRARQKQLEEHLDQLFVEAVHLGFSAEELLQLIHKRQERFTFSVEENPS; encoded by the coding sequence ATGCAATTCCAATGCGATACAGCCAGTCGGACCCCGATTTACCGCCAGTTGACCGATCAGGTCCGCGCGGCCGTGGCCAGGGGTCGTATCCAGCCTGGGGATCGGCTCCCCTCGGTGCGTCAATTATCGCGGGAACTGGTGGTGAATCCAAACACGGTTGCCCGGGCCTATACCGAGCTAGAACGCGAGGGGACGCTGGTCACTCAACAGGGGCGCGGCGTGTTTGTCGCCGAGCCGCGAAATGATCTCACCAAGCGGGCCAGGCAAAAACAACTCGAAGAACATCTCGACCAACTTTTTGTCGAAGCGGTCCATCTCGGTTTTTCTGCCGAGGAACTCCTTCAGCTCATCCACAAACGGCAGGAGCGATTTACGTTTTCTGTCGAGGAGAATCCCTCATAA
- a CDS encoding aspartate aminotransferase family protein, whose product MSATNDSLQLPICDHTPTPYEGPTRDEVIALRHQYVSPGVLTYYQDPLMIVEGNMQYLWDEKGKRYLDGFAGIVTVSVGHCHPTIIEKVQAQTGRLQHTTTIYLHPAIAQFAEKLASKMPEGLTRSYFTNSGSEANEVAILSAREYTGNEPVIALRNGYHGGTSIPMGLTAHGNWKFKSNPQLNVLHTNPGYCYRCPYDLEYPSCDLKCAYDVKNVIQYQSPGEIACFIGEPIQGVGGTVTPPKDFFKVVYEIVRQHGGLCFADEVQGGFGRTGHHYWSHQNYDVVPDGISMAKGIGNGIPLGGFTTSEPISEVMKNRIHFNTFGGNPISMTQGLATLEVIDEQNIQQNALEVGSHLKNRLLELQEKQPLIGEVRGLGLMLGVELVRDRKTKEPANTEAAAVMEECKNRGLIVGKGGLFGNTLRIKPPMCITKEDADFMVECLDEVLNTIQIK is encoded by the coding sequence ATGAGTGCCACCAACGATAGCCTACAACTCCCCATCTGCGATCATACTCCTACGCCCTACGAAGGCCCAACGCGAGACGAGGTCATTGCCCTACGGCACCAGTATGTATCGCCCGGCGTGCTAACTTACTATCAAGATCCCCTCATGATCGTCGAAGGGAATATGCAATATCTGTGGGATGAAAAAGGTAAACGCTATCTCGACGGCTTCGCAGGGATTGTCACCGTAAGCGTCGGCCATTGTCATCCAACGATTATTGAAAAAGTACAAGCACAAACGGGGCGCCTGCAACACACGACCACCATCTATCTGCACCCTGCGATTGCCCAATTTGCTGAGAAGCTAGCCAGCAAGATGCCGGAAGGGCTCACCCGAAGCTACTTTACCAACAGCGGCAGCGAAGCAAACGAAGTAGCGATTCTCTCAGCCCGCGAATACACTGGCAATGAACCGGTGATCGCCTTACGCAATGGCTACCACGGCGGCACTTCGATCCCCATGGGGCTCACAGCCCACGGCAATTGGAAGTTCAAATCCAATCCGCAGCTCAACGTCCTCCACACCAACCCGGGGTATTGTTATCGCTGTCCTTACGACTTGGAATATCCTTCCTGTGATCTGAAATGTGCCTACGACGTGAAGAATGTAATTCAATATCAGTCACCAGGCGAAATCGCCTGCTTTATCGGCGAACCAATTCAGGGGGTCGGCGGCACAGTCACGCCCCCTAAAGATTTCTTCAAAGTGGTTTACGAAATCGTCCGTCAGCACGGCGGCCTCTGCTTTGCCGACGAAGTCCAGGGTGGCTTTGGCCGTACAGGACACCACTACTGGTCCCACCAGAATTACGACGTGGTCCCCGACGGTATCTCGATGGCCAAAGGTATTGGCAATGGAATTCCTCTAGGTGGCTTCACCACCTCCGAGCCAATCTCTGAAGTGATGAAGAACCGCATCCACTTCAACACCTTCGGTGGCAATCCGATCAGCATGACCCAGGGACTCGCCACGCTAGAAGTTATCGACGAACAAAACATCCAGCAGAATGCCCTTGAAGTCGGTTCGCATCTTAAGAATCGGCTTTTGGAATTGCAAGAAAAGCAACCGCTCATCGGTGAAGTCCGTGGATTAGGCCTTATGCTCGGTGTGGAACTCGTGCGGGATCGAAAGACCAAGGAACCCGCCAATACGGAAGCAGCCGCTGTAATGGAAGAGTGCAAAAACCGCGGCCTGATCGTCGGCAAGGGTGGCCTCTTCGGCAACACCTTGCGTATCAAACCCCCCATGTGCATCACCAAAGAAGATGCTGACTTCATGGTGGAATGCCTTGACGAAGTGCTGAACACAATTCAAATCAAATAA
- a CDS encoding cell surface protein, with protein sequence MAAQATQKKTASQKSETKTEKGMQKYLDKAVDVLEKFGITKDQEVPAELIKLLEEVRHIDEPKALAIARTVQHMSAFNKLVRDNVENINVGNRYLEISQMFDSIREDSKKMIDQLDDGKIGVTEKISNLWMRLNRGTPHARFENIVEVYRDVCADTKDQLNREQTIMDGYIDFRFALKEAEILARELLEEQLPHLEKAKAALATSQQAIDEHEGDESELGRLELARDEARNEFQKQDRLYQLVKDISENLSIGYDVGETLITKLKQTHDVKDQVYRRAVTFFTTNEHVFTILGTVYTSQQGLHEAVESTEALKRGVNKSLEDVAELGRELEREALKAGYGSTVNAESLEKLVRAISDYQVESLQMIAELRKESEENAREIRKVVEAGKKQYQDTLAKFARGDEI encoded by the coding sequence ATGGCTGCCCAAGCAACACAAAAAAAGACCGCTTCCCAGAAGTCTGAAACAAAAACCGAAAAAGGGATGCAGAAGTACCTGGACAAGGCCGTCGACGTACTCGAAAAATTTGGCATCACCAAGGACCAAGAAGTTCCTGCGGAACTGATCAAGTTGCTTGAGGAAGTACGCCATATTGATGAACCGAAGGCACTGGCTATTGCACGTACAGTCCAGCATATGAGTGCCTTCAACAAGCTCGTGCGAGACAACGTCGAGAATATCAACGTGGGGAATCGCTATCTGGAGATCAGCCAGATGTTCGATTCGATTCGCGAAGATTCCAAGAAAATGATCGACCAACTCGACGACGGCAAAATCGGCGTCACCGAGAAGATATCCAACCTCTGGATGCGATTGAACCGCGGCACTCCGCATGCCCGTTTCGAAAACATTGTCGAAGTCTATCGCGATGTCTGCGCGGATACGAAGGATCAGCTCAATCGCGAGCAGACGATTATGGATGGCTACATCGATTTCCGCTTTGCCCTCAAGGAAGCTGAGATTCTGGCTCGCGAATTGTTGGAGGAACAGTTGCCGCATTTGGAGAAAGCCAAGGCAGCACTTGCCACCTCCCAACAGGCAATCGACGAACACGAGGGGGATGAAAGTGAACTAGGCCGATTGGAGCTTGCCCGTGATGAAGCTCGCAATGAATTTCAGAAGCAAGACCGCCTTTACCAACTGGTCAAAGACATCTCAGAGAATCTGTCGATTGGTTATGACGTTGGTGAGACCCTGATCACCAAGCTCAAACAGACACATGATGTAAAAGACCAGGTTTATCGCCGGGCGGTTACTTTTTTTACTACCAACGAGCATGTTTTCACGATTCTCGGCACCGTGTACACTTCGCAGCAGGGCTTGCACGAAGCGGTCGAATCGACCGAGGCCTTGAAGCGGGGCGTGAACAAGAGCCTCGAAGACGTTGCCGAATTAGGACGAGAGTTGGAACGCGAGGCCCTCAAGGCTGGCTACGGTTCGACCGTCAATGCCGAGTCACTGGAGAAATTAGTGAGGGCGATCTCAGACTATCAGGTCGAATCATTGCAGATGATCGCTGAGCTACGCAAAGAAAGTGAAGAGAACGCCCGCGAAATCCGCAAGGTTGTCGAAGCGGGAAAGAAGCAATATCAGGACACGCTGGCGAAGTTTGCACGGGGAGATGAGATCTGA
- a CDS encoding DUF2461 domain-containing protein — translation MAKHSFQGFPADLVKFLGELSRHNNRTWFEANRQRYEDSVRGPALEFIAAMAGPLMKLSPHFAAIPKKAGGSLMRIHRDLRFSKDKKPYKTNLGIHFRHVAGKDVHAPGFYFHVDPREVFLGAGVWHPDSETLSNIREAIDDEQTAWKRVKGNKAFRAQFELGGESLKRPPRGYEADHPLLEDLKRKDHIALCSWDHEDLLQPTIVQDMIAVFRTTKPYMAFLCKAIGVKF, via the coding sequence ATGGCAAAACATTCCTTTCAGGGTTTCCCTGCGGACTTGGTAAAGTTTCTCGGCGAACTTTCTCGCCACAACAATCGCACGTGGTTCGAGGCAAATCGCCAGCGGTATGAAGACTCGGTTCGCGGGCCTGCACTCGAGTTCATTGCGGCGATGGCCGGGCCGCTTATGAAGCTCTCGCCGCATTTCGCTGCAATACCGAAAAAGGCCGGCGGATCGCTCATGCGGATTCATCGCGATTTGAGGTTTTCGAAAGACAAGAAGCCCTACAAGACGAATTTGGGGATCCATTTTCGCCATGTAGCAGGAAAAGATGTTCATGCCCCGGGTTTCTACTTCCATGTTGATCCGCGGGAAGTGTTTCTCGGTGCGGGAGTGTGGCATCCCGATTCAGAAACACTCAGCAATATCCGCGAGGCGATTGACGACGAGCAAACCGCATGGAAACGGGTCAAGGGTAACAAGGCTTTCCGGGCTCAGTTTGAACTAGGAGGCGAGAGCCTCAAGCGGCCACCCCGGGGATACGAGGCCGATCACCCGCTCTTAGAGGATTTGAAGCGGAAGGATCACATTGCTCTTTGCAGTTGGGATCATGAGGACTTGCTGCAGCCGACAATAGTGCAGGATATGATCGCGGTGTTTCGTACCACGAAGCCATATATGGCATTCTTGTGCAAGGCGATTGGGGTGAAATTTTAG
- a CDS encoding DUF1559 family PulG-like putative transporter, whose translation MKSRLWHFSGSYHHSFRRGTTLLELAIVMMVIGFSLFLLIPALLKANEESREQRCSNRLRKIMRGVSCYERANGRFPPGRQFPDLTRNGFILGGYTSYSGFSQTTEYTTGFYSVHVWILPYVDQQDVYKLIDFERAQAKQMLSNGQPYNINYDAYSQPMPLYLCPSDPNTTDNGIGENNYRYNFGGEGPGAGTRTQSMTQREPRPSDRYHPGGNGAFTIGEQGLEIQEYSDGLSRTVFFSERTKGNATDPLQVMVDDTAIVLSGPLAVTISNDVMLQGCLEYTPSLSPFNFTAAGRWPANSDYCNGWPFAGYDSTEYNHVAPPNWEGIDCGVSFIPDTPAEHAIIAARSLHRDSVNVAFGDGSVKAIKDDVDLTLWRAIGTRNGAELLPGQRGRPARRNGYR comes from the coding sequence ATGAAATCTAGACTATGGCACTTCTCTGGTAGTTATCACCACTCGTTTCGTCGGGGCACCACGCTCTTGGAACTTGCCATCGTGATGATGGTAATCGGGTTTAGTTTGTTTCTGTTGATCCCGGCACTCTTGAAGGCCAACGAGGAATCCCGCGAACAACGCTGCTCAAACCGACTTCGTAAGATCATGAGAGGAGTGAGCTGCTACGAACGTGCCAACGGTCGGTTTCCGCCTGGACGACAATTCCCCGATTTGACAAGAAATGGTTTCATCCTCGGCGGATATACCAGCTATTCTGGCTTCTCGCAAACGACAGAGTATACTACAGGCTTCTACTCTGTGCACGTGTGGATTCTTCCCTATGTCGATCAGCAGGACGTTTATAAATTGATTGATTTCGAACGTGCTCAGGCCAAGCAAATGTTGTCCAACGGCCAGCCGTACAATATCAACTACGATGCCTACTCCCAGCCAATGCCTCTCTATCTCTGCCCCAGCGATCCCAATACTACGGACAACGGCATAGGCGAAAATAATTATCGCTACAATTTCGGTGGTGAGGGGCCCGGGGCAGGAACTCGCACACAATCGATGACTCAACGTGAGCCACGCCCAAGCGATCGCTATCATCCCGGGGGGAATGGAGCATTTACGATCGGTGAACAAGGATTAGAAATCCAGGAGTATTCAGACGGACTGTCACGAACCGTGTTCTTTTCTGAGCGTACGAAAGGTAATGCTACGGATCCTCTCCAAGTGATGGTGGACGACACGGCTATTGTCTTGTCTGGTCCTCTTGCAGTTACTATTAGCAACGATGTGATGCTCCAGGGATGTTTGGAATACACGCCATCGCTTTCACCATTTAACTTCACGGCAGCCGGTAGATGGCCTGCCAATAGCGATTATTGCAACGGCTGGCCTTTTGCGGGCTACGACTCGACAGAGTACAACCATGTGGCTCCGCCGAACTGGGAGGGCATTGATTGTGGGGTGAGTTTTATTCCCGACACGCCGGCCGAGCACGCGATCATAGCTGCTCGCAGTCTGCATCGCGACAGCGTGAATGTTGCTTTTGGAGATGGCAGCGTGAAGGCGATCAAGGACGATGTGGACCTCACCTTATGGCGAGCCATCGGCACGCGGAACGGTGCGGAACTTCTCCCGGGACAGCGAGGTCGCCCTGCGCGGAGAAACGGCTACCGTTAG